Proteins encoded by one window of Esox lucius isolate fEsoLuc1 chromosome 4, fEsoLuc1.pri, whole genome shotgun sequence:
- the polr1d gene encoding RNA polymerase I and III subunit D, translated as MAGVDGEKKPVLEMVQADGADEGCVTFVLHEEDHTLGNSLRYMVMKNLDVDFCGYSITHPSESKINFRIQTRGAVPAVEPLRRGLTELTDLCQHVLNTFEKRVSEFRSQCEEAE; from the exons ATGGCAGGAGTAGATGGAGAAAAGAAACCGGTATTGGAGATG GTACAGGCAGATGGAGCAGATGAAGGCTGTGTGACATTTGTTCTACATGAGGAGGACCACACTCTGGGGAACTCTCTACGCTACATGGTTATGAAGAA cttggATGTGGATTTCTGTGGCTACAGCATCACTCATCCCTCCGAGAGCAAGATCAACTTCCGAATCCAGACTCGAG GTGCTGTCCCAGCAGTGGAGCCTCTGAGGAGAGGTTTGACTGAGCTGACAGACCTCTGTCAACATGTCCTCAACACCTTTGAG aagagGGTGAGTGAGTTCAGGTCCCAGTGTGAGGAGGCAGAGTGA
- the LOC105007733 gene encoding endothelin receptor type B isoform X2, with protein sequence MCNKPTEIKHAFKYINTVVSCGIFIVGIIGNSTLLRIIYKNKCMRNGPNILIGSLALGDLLYILIAIPINVFKLIAESWPFGVHVCKLMPFIQKASVGITVLSLCALSIDRYHAVTSWSRVKGIGVPLWKAIQVTLIWLVAVLLAVPEALAFDMLEMPYRGSKLRVCLLHPQQNNVFMKFYQDVKDWWLFGFYFCLPLVCTGIFYTLMSCEMLSRKKGMRIALNDHMKQRREVAKTVFCLVVVFALCWFPLHLSRILKKTIYDPNDPNRCELLSFLLVMDYIGINMASLNSCINPVALYFVSQKFKNCFKVRETASHVCVAGVPGAEM encoded by the exons ATGTGCAACAAGCCCACAGAGATCAAGCATGCCTTTAAATACATCAACACCGTGGTGAGCTGTGGCATCTTCATCGTGGGGATAATCGGGAACTCCACCTTGCTGAGGATCATCTACAAGAACAAGTGCATGAGGAACGGACCCAACATCCTGATTGGCTCTCTGGCCCTTGGGGATCTACTCTATATCCTCATAGCTATCCCCATCAATGTCTTCAAG cTGATAGCCGAGAGTTGGCCATTTGGGGTTCATGTGTGTAAGTTGATGCCATTCATTCAGAAGGCTTCGGTGGGAATCACTGTCCTCAGCCTCTGTGCCTTGAGCATCGACAG gtacCATGCTGTAACCTCGTGGAGCAGGGTGAAGGGGATAGGTGTTCCTCTGTGGAAAGCGATCCAGGTGACGTTGATCTGGCTGGTGGCTGTCCTGTTGGCTGTGCCAGAGGCCCTGGCCTTCGACATGCTGGAGATGCCTTACAGAGGCAGTAAGCTACGAGTCTGTCTGCTGCATCCTCAACAAAACAATGTCTTTATGAAG TTTTACCAGGATGTGAAGGACTGGTGGCTCTTTGGGTTTtatttctgtcttcctctgGTCTGCACCGGGATCTTCTATACACTCATGTCCTGTGAGATGCTGAGCAGGAAGAAAGGCATGAGGATCGCTCTCAACGACCACATGAAACAG cgTCGGGAAGTAGCTAAGACAGTGTTTTGCTTGGTTGTGGTCTTTGCTCTGTGCTGGTTTCCACTCCACCTCAGCCGCATCCTGAAGAAAACGATCTATGATCCAAATGACCCCAACCGCTGTGAACTGCTGAG cttcctgctggtgatggaTTACATTGGTATCAACATGGCATCACTCAACTCCTGCATCAACCCTGTCGCTCTTTACTTCGTCAGCCAGAAGTTTAAAAACTGCTTcaaggtgagagagacagcaag tcaTGTCTGTGTTGCTGGTGTACCAGGAGCAGAAATGTGA
- the LOC105007733 gene encoding endothelin receptor type B isoform X1 has protein sequence MCNKPTEIKHAFKYINTVVSCGIFIVGIIGNSTLLRIIYKNKCMRNGPNILIGSLALGDLLYILIAIPINVFKLIAESWPFGVHVCKLMPFIQKASVGITVLSLCALSIDRYHAVTSWSRVKGIGVPLWKAIQVTLIWLVAVLLAVPEALAFDMLEMPYRGSKLRVCLLHPQQNNVFMKFYQDVKDWWLFGFYFCLPLVCTGIFYTLMSCEMLSRKKGMRIALNDHMKQRREVAKTVFCLVVVFALCWFPLHLSRILKKTIYDPNDPNRCELLSFLLVMDYIGINMASLNSCINPVALYFVSQKFKNCFKSCLCCWCTRSRNVTPERDGVRWKGSCHGNGLDRTSSRSSQKYTST, from the exons ATGTGCAACAAGCCCACAGAGATCAAGCATGCCTTTAAATACATCAACACCGTGGTGAGCTGTGGCATCTTCATCGTGGGGATAATCGGGAACTCCACCTTGCTGAGGATCATCTACAAGAACAAGTGCATGAGGAACGGACCCAACATCCTGATTGGCTCTCTGGCCCTTGGGGATCTACTCTATATCCTCATAGCTATCCCCATCAATGTCTTCAAG cTGATAGCCGAGAGTTGGCCATTTGGGGTTCATGTGTGTAAGTTGATGCCATTCATTCAGAAGGCTTCGGTGGGAATCACTGTCCTCAGCCTCTGTGCCTTGAGCATCGACAG gtacCATGCTGTAACCTCGTGGAGCAGGGTGAAGGGGATAGGTGTTCCTCTGTGGAAAGCGATCCAGGTGACGTTGATCTGGCTGGTGGCTGTCCTGTTGGCTGTGCCAGAGGCCCTGGCCTTCGACATGCTGGAGATGCCTTACAGAGGCAGTAAGCTACGAGTCTGTCTGCTGCATCCTCAACAAAACAATGTCTTTATGAAG TTTTACCAGGATGTGAAGGACTGGTGGCTCTTTGGGTTTtatttctgtcttcctctgGTCTGCACCGGGATCTTCTATACACTCATGTCCTGTGAGATGCTGAGCAGGAAGAAAGGCATGAGGATCGCTCTCAACGACCACATGAAACAG cgTCGGGAAGTAGCTAAGACAGTGTTTTGCTTGGTTGTGGTCTTTGCTCTGTGCTGGTTTCCACTCCACCTCAGCCGCATCCTGAAGAAAACGATCTATGATCCAAATGACCCCAACCGCTGTGAACTGCTGAG cttcctgctggtgatggaTTACATTGGTATCAACATGGCATCACTCAACTCCTGCATCAACCCTGTCGCTCTTTACTTCGTCAGCCAGAAGTTTAAAAACTGCTTcaag tcaTGTCTGTGTTGCTGGTGTACCAGGAGCAGAAATGTGACTCCAGAGAGAGATGGTGTTCGCTGGAAGGGAAGCTGTCATGGAAACGGATTGGACAGAACCAGCTCTCGCTCCAGTCAGAAATACACATCCACCTAA